Within Trueperaceae bacterium, the genomic segment CGCTGCGCGTGGCGGTGTAGCGCACGGCGTCCCCGATGCAACCGATCACCAGCTCCACGTCCGGAAGCGGCCCCACCCCGCCGGTCAGGAGGCCCGCCGCCCAGGGGAGGTCGACCGCCCAGAGGACGGTGACGACCAGGGAGAGGCCGGCGAGGACGGCCGGGTGGCGGACCGCCGCGACGCCCACCTCGTCGAGCATGGCGACGGCGGCGAGGGTGAAGAGGGGCAGGACCGTCCAGTGCCCGGCGAGCGCGGGGACCGACAGGGCGTACAGCAGGTCGCCGGGCCCCAGGGCGGCGCCCAGGCCGGTCCGCAGGTTCTCGAGCGGGAGGAGCGCCGCGGGGACCAGCACCAGCACCAGCGCGACGGGGGTGCGGCCGGTCCGCCGGGCGAGCGGCCGCACGAGGCGGACGCCGGCGACCCAGACGGCCAGGTGCGCGGCGGCGGCGAGCAGGTAGAAGGTGGAGATCACGGCGGGGGGCGCGCCTCGGCGACGCCGGGGCGCGGGTCGGTCAGGGGGCCGAGGCCGCGAAGCGCTCCAGGAGGGCGTTGAACGTCGCGCTGGGGCGCATGGCGGCGCGCGCCTTGGCGGGGTCGGGCCGGTAGTACCCGCCCAGGTCGACGGGGGCGCCCTGCGCCGCGGCGAGCTCGGCGTGGATGACGTCCGCCTGCGCCTCGAGGTCGCGGGCGAGGTCCGCGAAGCGGGCGGCGAGGTCGGGGTCGTCGTCCTGTTCGGCGAGCGCCTGCGCCCAGTAGCGGGCGAGCCACACGTGGCTGTCGCGGTTGTCGGGCTCGCCGACCTTCCGCGAGGGCGAGCGGTTCTCCTGCAGGATGCGGGCGTTGGCGCGCTCGAGCGCGTCGGCGAGGACCTTCGCGCGGGGCGCGTCCGCCTGGCGGGCGTACGTCTCGAGGGCGGGGACGAGCGCGAGGAACTCCCCGAGCGAGTCCCAGCGCAGGTGGCCCTCCTCCACGAACTGCTGCACGTGCTTGGGTGCGGAGCCGCCGGCGCCGGTCTCGAACAGGCCGCCGCCGTTCATGAGCGGCACGATGCTGAGCATCTTCGCGCTCGTGCCGACCTCGAGGATGGGGAACAGGTCGGTGAGGTAGTCGCGCAGGACGTTGCCGGTCACCGCAATCGTGTCCTCGCCCGCGCGGAGCCGCGCGACGGTGTGGCGGGTCGCTTCGGTCGGCGCGAGGACGCGGAGGTCCAGCCCGGTGGTGTCGAGGGCGTCCAGCTCCCGCTCGACCTTGCGGAGGAGTTCCGCGTCGTGGGGGCGGGTGGCGTCGAGCCAGAAGACGGCGGGGGTGGCGCTCTCGCGGGCGCGGCGGACGGCGAGGCGGACCCAGTCGCGGACCGGGGCGTCCTGCGTGCGGCACATCCGCCACAGGTCGCCGGCCTTAACCGGGCGCTCGAGGAGCGTCGCGCCGTCGGAGCCGACGACGCGGATCGTGCCGGGCGCGTCGGCGACGAAGGTGGTGTCGTGCGAGCCGTACTCCTCGGCCTTCTTCGCCATCAACCCGACGTTGGGGACCGACCCCATGGTGGTGGGGTCGTACGCGCCGTTCGCCTTGCAGTCGTCGATGACCGCCTGGTAGACGCCGGCGTAGGAGCCGTCGGGGATGACGAACTTCGCGTCGTGCATCGCGCCGTCGGGCCCCCACATGCGGCCCGAGGCGCGGATGGCGGCGGGCATGCTGGCGTCGATGATGACGTCGCTGGGGACGTGCAGGTTCGTGATGCCGCGGTCGCTGTCGACCATCGCGAGGGCGGGGCCCTCGGCGAGGGCGGCGTCGAGGTCGGCGCGGACCTGCGCGCGTTCGTCGTCGCTCAGCGTCTCGAGGCGCGCTTCGAGGGTCGCGAGGCCCGCCTCGGGCGTCACGCCGAGCCGTTCGAACGTCGCGGCGTGCCGCTCGAAGACCGGCGCGAAGAAGCGCTCGACCGCGGCCCCGAAGAGGATCGGGTCGCTGACCTTCATCATGGTGGCCTTCAGGTGGACGCTGAACAGGACGCCGCGCGCCCTGGCGTCGGCGATCTCGCGGTCGAGGAACGCCTCGAGCTTCGCGCGGTCCATCGTCGCGGCGTCGATCACGTCCCCCTCGGCCAGCGGGACGCCGGCCTTCAGGGTGCGGACCGTCCCGTCGGGCGCGACGTGCTCGATGCGCGCCTCGCCGGCGGCGTCGGCGGCGAGGGTGGTCGACACCTCGCTGCTGCGGAGGTCGCCGTCGCCCATCGTCGCGACGTGCGACGCGGAGTCGGGACTCCACGCCCCCATCGAGTGGGGGTGCGCACGGGCGTACGCCTTGACCGACGCGGGGGCGCGGCGGTCGCTGTTGCCCTCGCGCAGGACGGGGTTGACGGCGCTGCCCTTGACGCGGTCGTAGCGGGCCTTGACGTCGCGTTCGTCGTCGGTCGCCGGGTCGTGCGGGTAGGGGGGCAGGGGGTACCCCTGGGCCTGGAGTTCGGCGATGGCGGCCTCGAGCTGCGGCATCGACGCGCTGATGTTGGGGAGTTTGACGATGTTCGCGTCCGGCGTCTTCGCCAGCTCGCCGAGGTAGGCGAGGTCGTCCTCGATGCGACGGTCGGGCGGGAGGCGGTCGGCGAACTGCGCCAGGATCCGGCCCGCGAGGGAGATGTCGCGGCTCTCGACGCGGACGCCGGCGGGGG encodes:
- a CDS encoding NADP-dependent isocitrate dehydrogenase, with translation MADPDAHRDRPALIYTLVDEAPALASGSLQPIVEAFAAPAGVRVESRDISLAGRILAQFADRLPPDRRIEDDLAYLGELAKTPDANIVKLPNISASMPQLEAAIAELQAQGYPLPPYPHDPATDDERDVKARYDRVKGSAVNPVLREGNSDRRAPASVKAYARAHPHSMGAWSPDSASHVATMGDGDLRSSEVSTTLAADAAGEARIEHVAPDGTVRTLKAGVPLAEGDVIDAATMDRAKLEAFLDREIADARARGVLFSVHLKATMMKVSDPILFGAAVERFFAPVFERHAATFERLGVTPEAGLATLEARLETLSDDERAQVRADLDAALAEGPALAMVDSDRGITNLHVPSDVIIDASMPAAIRASGRMWGPDGAMHDAKFVIPDGSYAGVYQAVIDDCKANGAYDPTTMGSVPNVGLMAKKAEEYGSHDTTFVADAPGTIRVVGSDGATLLERPVKAGDLWRMCRTQDAPVRDWVRLAVRRARESATPAVFWLDATRPHDAELLRKVERELDALDTTGLDLRVLAPTEATRHTVARLRAGEDTIAVTGNVLRDYLTDLFPILEVGTSAKMLSIVPLMNGGGLFETGAGGSAPKHVQQFVEEGHLRWDSLGEFLALVPALETYARQADAPRAKVLADALERANARILQENRSPSRKVGEPDNRDSHVWLARYWAQALAEQDDDPDLAARFADLARDLEAQADVIHAELAAAQGAPVDLGGYYRPDPAKARAAMRPSATFNALLERFAASAP